The following nucleotide sequence is from Microbacterium imperiale.
GCCCGAGATTGTCGGCCTTCGCGACGGCGTGCAGGCGGGTCGGAAGATCCGGAAAGCGCAGCAGTCCGAGCGTCCCGACCACGACGAAGGCGCACCCCACGAGCAGCAGCACGATCACGACGGCATCCATCAGCGCACCGACCGGCGGGTGTAGACGATCACCACGACTGTCGCCAGGGCGACGACGGTGATCGCGACGTCGCGCAGCGCTGGCACGTCGAGCGCCGAGGCGAGCACGATGAACAGCGCCGCGCCGCTCGTGCCGAGCAGGACGAACGCCGTCAGCCGGTCTTCGGGAGTCGGACCGCGCACCGCGCGCCACAGCCCCGCGAGGATGCACACGAGCAGCACCGCGGCGGCAGCGGTCAGCGCGATCTGCACGGCAGCCATGGCGTCCCCCATCTGACGTCAAGCTCCAGGCTATCCAGAATACGAAGATTCGCCTGTGCCGACGCTGGGCGCTATCGGCGGTCGTCGGTGGTCTGTCCGTAAACGTTCTGGTACCGGTCGTACAACCTGTCGATCGATTCCTGCGGGATCGGGATCAACTCCCCCGCCTGCCGGGCGATGTGCACCGTACGGGCGACGTCCTCGACCATCACCGCAGCCTTGACCGCATCCTTCGCACTCGACCCGATCGTGAACGGCCCATGATTCTGCATCAGCACCGCACGAGACCGATGACCCCGCAACGTCTCCACGATGCCCCGACCGATCGAGTCATCCCCGATGATCGCGAACGGGCCCACCGGAATCGGACCCCCGAACTCATCGGCCATCGCCGTGATCACACACGGGATCTCCTCACCCCGCGCCGCCCACGCCACCGCATACGTCGAATGCGTGTGCACCACACCACCCACCTCGGGCATGTTCCGATACACATACGCATGAGCCGCCGTGTCACTCGAGGGAGCCCGATCACTACCCGGCGTCCCCGGCACCACATTGCCGTCCAGATCACACACGATCATGTTCTCCGGAGCCAGATCGTCATACGACACCCCCGACGGCTTGATCACGAAAAGATCAGCCCCCGGAACCCGACCCGACACGTTACCCCCGGTCCACACGACCAGCCCGTACCGCACCAGCTCCGCATGCAACGACGCCACCTCGGCCCGAACCCGCGCCACCGACTCGTTCTCCATGGATGCTCCTTCGCCTCGAGCAGATGTTACCGGTAACACTTCGAACGGCCCAGAACCGGGGCTCTGGAAGACTGGCGGGATGGATGACAGCGTCTTCCTCGGCGCGATCGCGATCGGCCTGGGTGCCCTCATGGCCGTCGTGCTCTTCGTGCCCTTCGTCGCGATCCAGTACCGCCGCACCGGATCGCTCACGGCGGCGCAGCTCGTCCTGTGGGGCGCGGCGCTGGTGTACTTCTTCGCGATCTGGACGTACACGCTGCTGCCGCTGCCCGATCCGACGACCCTGCGCTGCGCCGGAGTGAACCTCGACCCGCTCGCCTTCGTCGACGACCTGCGCGCCGCCGCGACCCGGTCCGGCGGCAGCGCCCGCGCCTTCGCGACCGACACGGCCGTGCTGCAGCTCGCGCTCAACGTGCTGCTGTTCCTGCCGCTGGGGTTCTTCGCCCGCGTGCTCGCGCGCCGCGGCATCCTCACGGCACTGCTCCTCGGTTTCGGCATCTCGCTCGTCGTCGAGCTGACGCAGCTGACCGGCGTGTGGGGCATCTATCCGTGCGCGTACCGCGTGTTCGACGTCGACGATCTGCTGACCAACACCACCGGCGCCGTCCTCGGCTCGCTCATCGCCCTCGTCGTCCCGCGCCGCCCCGCCGCGACGGCGCCCGATCGGCCGCGGCCGGTGACGCGCCGGCGCCGCATCCTCGGCATGGTCTGCGATGTGCTGGCCTACACCCTCGTCGGCGTCTTCGTGTCGGTCGCGGTCCAGGCCGCCCTCGTCTTCAGCGGCAACCGCGACCTCGCGATCAGCACCGACATCGCGGGCCAGTTCGGCTCGTACGCCGCGCTCGCGGCCGTCACGGCGACCGTCCTGGTCACGGGCCGCACGATCGGCGACCTCGCCGTGCGGCTGCGCTACGCCGGCGGTCCGCTGCCCGTCGCCGTCACCCGCCTCACCCGCTTCGTCGGCGGCATCGGGGGCTACGCCCTGCTCGATCAGCTGCCCGCCGGCTGGGGACTGCTCAGCGCGGCGTTCGTCCTGACCGCGGGCATCCTCGCGGTCACGACCCGCGGCGGCCGCGGTCTGCCCGGCATCCTCGGCCGCCAGGGGCCGCGCGACAGCCGCGAGGATCCCCCGACGGGACGACCCGATATCACCCGATCGGGGGACGCGCGCCGACCGTGACGGCCCGTAGCGTCGCAGGCATGGACGTCTCAGCCCTCGCCCACACCGCCACCGGCGCCCTCGTCGGCATCGCCCTCGGCTTCGTCGTCGGCCTGCTCACCCTCAATCCGATGCTCGGCGTGATCGTCGGGGGCATCGCGATGGTGGTGTTCGCGATCGCCGCGCCGCTGCTGCTTCCGCGGGTCAACGCCTCGCGCTGACTTGACCCTCACGCGGCGTGAGGGCTCACGGTGGTCATATGACCGACATGTACGACGCGTTCGACATCAGCCCCGTCCCCGCTCCTGCACCGGATGCCGTCGCCCCTGAGCTGTATCGCGGCATCTACGGCATGCCGGCTTTCGTCACCATCCCGACGACCGACCTGGCCACGTCGACCGACTTCTGGGTGCGGGGGCTCGGGTTCTTCGAGCTGTTCGTCATCCCCGGCACGCTCGTCCACCTGCGCCGATGGGCCTTCCAGGACGTGCTGCTCGTGACGGCGGACACTGTTCCGGATGCCGCGCCGGCGGCGAGCTTCAGCATCGCCGCCGTCCTCGGCCAGCTGCCCGAGATCGCCGACGCCTGCCGCGCACTCGCGCCGGAGGCCGTGACGGGTCCGCGCGACACCGCGTGGAACACTCGCGACATCGAGGTCATCACCCCCGAGCGGGCGCGTATCGTCGTCACCGCGGCGAAGCCGTACGATCCCGGCAGCGACGCGGCGCGCGCGCTCGCCGATATCGGGATCGGCACCGCACCTCGAAAGGCCGACGATGACCGACGCTGACGGCCTCACCGTGGGCCAGACGGCGGCGCGCCTCGCTATCACGGTCCGGACGCTGCACCACTGGGACGAGATCGGACTCGCTCCGGCGTCGTCGCGCACCGACGCCGGGTACCGCCTCTACACGGCGGCCGACATCGAGCGCCTGCACCGCGTCATCGTCTACCGCGAGATCGGGCTCGGACTCGACCAGATCCGCGCCGTGCTCGACGAGCCGGGGGTCGAGCCGCTCGCCGCGCTGCGCACCCAGCGCGACGACGTGTCGCAGCACCTCGACCGTCTGCGGCACCTGCGCACCGGCCTCGACCGCATGATCGAGGCGCACGAGCGCGGCGTGCTCCTGACCGCTGAGGAGCAGGCGGTGATCTTCGGGCCCGACTGGAACCCGGACTGGCCCGCGATGGCCCGCCGACGCTACGGCCACACCCCGCAGTGGCAGCAGTACGCCGAGCGTGCCGCGACCCGAACGCCCGACCAGTGGCGCGACGTGACCGCGGCGATGACCGACGTCGACCTCGAGCTCGGCGCCGCGCTCGACGCCGGCGTGCAGCCCGGCAGCGCCGAGGCCGACCGCCTCGTCGAACGACACCGCGACGCGATCGGCGCCTTCTTCCCCGTCACGCGCTCGATGCAGGTGTGCCTGGGCCGCATGTACGAGGCCGACCCCGCTTTCACGGCGCACTACGAGGACATCCGCCCCGGCCTGACGTCGTGGTTGCGGCGGAGCATCGACGCGAGCGCGCGGGCGCACGGGATAGACCCCGACGCGGCGACGTGGGAGTGAGCGCCGGCCTCAGCGACGCCCGCCGGTGAAGGCGCGCCACATGACCGCCGCATGCGACTCCTTCGCGTGCTCGACGCCGACCTCGTCGCCCTCCCGCGCGCTGAACCACTCCTGTACCCGGTATCGCGCGGCACGCCAGACCAGAGCGATCCCGCCGTACGCGGGGTCGGGAACGCGGGCCTCGGCCTCGGACATCTGCCCGCGCCGCGGCAGCGCGTCGGCCACGAAGGCGTTCGTCAGCTCGGCCACGCCGACCGCGCTGCCGTTGATGACCGAGTGCGCCGCCCCGTGGACCTCCCAGCGCGAGGCATCGCGCGCCGCCGCCACGAGCGCGGAATGGAAGTACCGCGGTGACGAGAAGTCGCGCGCTCCGCGGATCAGCAGCACGCGGGCCTCGACGTGCGCGAGCCGCGCAGCCACGGGGTAGCGCATCATGTGGGGCGGCACCCGCATGGAGTAGGCGAAGCCGCACAGCAGGTACGCGCTCACGGCGAGCAGCACGAGCCGGACCGGCTCGAAGAACGACGACTGCGCGAACCGGATCGCCTGCAGCACGAGCGACCGCTCGCGGTCGTTGACGACCGGGCCGATGAGCACGCCGTGACGGATGCCGCGGCGCCGGGCCAGCACCTCGGTCACGATCTGCGCACCGAAGGAGTGCCCGAGCAGCACCGGGTCGTCGAGCTCGAAGCGGTCGAGCACCGCCTCCACCTGGTCGGCGAAGAACGCCACCGACGGATCGGTTCGCGGCGCCCGCTGCCCCGCGAAGCCGGGCAGGTCGAGGGCGTACACGCGGCCGCGCTGGGCGAGCAGCGGCGCGAGCAGGTCGAAGTAGGTCGCGGCGACGCCGATCCCGGCGATCAGCACGAACGCGCGGCCGGACTCGCGCGAGCGCGCCGTGGTGACCCGGGTGACGCGCGTGCGCACCCCGTCGAACTCGACCGTCTCGACGTCGATGTCCGCCGGCTCGTCGTCGACCTCCGCCATCATCCGTCTACCGTCTCATACGGTCCGTTTCCCGCCGTCCGCGGGGCGCGGTGGGGCAGACTGAGCCGATGAGCGTCACCTTCGGAATCGTCGGCAGCGGCTGGCGCAGCGAATTCTTCCTCCGCATCGCCGCCGCGATGCCCGAGCGCTTCACCGTCACGGGCCTCGTGACCCGCAGCGCCGACACCGCCGCCGACATCGAGCGCCGCTGGGGCGTCCGAGGTCACGCCGACCTCGACGGCCTGCTGGCGGCCGGCACGCCGGACTTCGTGGTCGTCTCGGTGCCGCGCGACGTCGCCCCCGGCGTCATCGTCGAACTCGTCGACCGCGGCGTCCCCGTCCTCACCGAGACCCCGCCGGCCGGCACCCTCGACGACCTCGTGGCCCTGTGGGAGCGGGTGCAGCGCCCCGGCGCCCCCACGGTGCAGGTCGCCGAGCAGTACCACCTGTCTCCGCTGCTGTCGGCGCAGCTCGCGGTCGCGCACTCGGGACGACTCGGTCGCCCCACGCAGGCCCTCGTCGCGCAGTGCCACGACTACCACGGCGTCAGCGTCATCCGGCGAGCGCTCGGCATCGGTGCCGACGACGCCGAGGTCACGGCATCCGTCTTCCGCTCGCCCCTCGTGGCCGGTCCGGGACGCGCGGGCGACCCCACCGAGGAGCGCATCGTCACGGCGACCCAGACCACGGCGCGGTTCACGTTCGGCGACCGCCTCGGCGTCTACGACTTCGCCGGCGAGCAGTACTTCTCGTGGATCCGCGGCAACCGGCTGCTCGTCCGCGGCGAGCGCGGCGAGATCGAGAACACCGAGGTGCGCTGGCTGCGGCGCTTCGACGAGCCCGTCTTCGGCTCGCTGCGACGCGTCATGACGGGCGAGGGCGGCAACCTCGAGGGAATGTTCCTGCGCGGCATCCTGCTCGGCGACGAGTGGGTCTTCCGCAATCCCTTCCTGCCCGCCCGCATCAACGACGACGAGATCGCGATCGCGCGGATGCTCGACGGGATGCCGCGGGCGATCGCCGGTGAGGCTCCGGTGTACTCCCTCGCCGAGGCCAGCCAGGACCACTACCTGGCCCTCCTCATGCAGCACGCCGCCGAGACCGGTAACACCCTGCGATCGACCCGTCAACCCTGGGCCGACATCGTCGACGACGAATTGCACGCCCGCGCGGTCAGCGGGTAATTTTTCGGTATGCCGAAAACTCTGCGCCGCCGCGTGACCGCCCTGGTCTCGCTCGGCGTCGCGGTCGCGCTGCTGGCCGGCTGCGGCTCCGCTGTGGAGGGCGGCGCGGACGGTGACGGCTCGAACGGTGACCGCCCGGTCGTGCTGACGACGTTCACGGTGCTCGCCGACATCGCGCAGAACGTCGCCGGCGACCACCTCGAGGTCCGCTCGATCACGAAGGCCGGGGCCGAGATCCACGGCTACGAGCCCACCCCCCGCGACATCGCGGCCGCGTCGGACGCCGACCTGATCCTCGACAACGGCCTGGGCCTCGAAGCGTGGTTCTCGCGGTTCGTCGACACCGCCGACGCCCCGCACGCCGTCGTGTCGGAGGGCATCGAGACGATCGACATCACGGGCGACGCCTACGCCGGCAAGCCCAACCCGCACGCCTGGATGAGCCCGCTGAACGTCCAGACCTACGTCGCGAATATCGTCGCCGCCTTCAGCGAGCTCGATCCCGACAACGCCGACGCCTACGCCGCGAACGGCGAGGCCTACGCCGCCGAGCTGCAGACCATCCACGATGAGCTGGTCACCGCGCTCGCGACCGTGCCCGAGAATCAGCGCGCCCTCGTCACGTGCGAGGGGGCCTTCTCGTACCTCGCGCGCGACGCCGGCCTCACCGAGGCGTACATCTGGCCGGTCAACGCCGAGCAGCAGGCCACCCCGCAGCAGATCCGCCGGACGATCGAGTTCGTCGACGAGAACGGCGTGCCCGCGGTGTTCTGCGAGTCGACGGTCTCGGACCGTCCGATGCGGCAGGTCGTCGAGGCGACGGATGCCGTGTTCGGCGGCATCCTGTACGTCGACTCGCTCTCGGGCCCCGACGGCCCCGTGCCGACGTACCTCGACCTGCTGCGCCACGACGTCGACACGATCACCTCGGCGCTCACGGGGGCGAGCTCGTGAGCGGCTCGACCGCCGCCCCGCCGGCCGGGATCGCCGTGACGGGGGTCTCGGTGCGCTACCGCGAGATCGTCGCCCTCGACGACGTGCACCTCACCGTCGCGCCCGGACGGGTCACGGCGCTGATCGGCATGAACGGCTCGGGCAAGTCGACCCTCTTCAAATCCATCACCGGCATGGTGCGACCCACCGCCGGCGAGGTCACGATCGGCGGTCAGACTCCCGCGGCCGCGCGCCGCCGCGGACTCGTCGGCTACGTGCCGCAGAGCGAAGACATCGACGCCGCCTTCCCCGTCTCGGTGCGCGAGGTCGTCATGATGGGCCGCTACGGTCACCTCGGCATCACCCGTCGTCCCCGCGCCGCCGACCACGCCGCCGTCGACGCGGCGCTCGCGCGGGTCGAACTGTCCGACCTCGGCGAGCGCCAGATCGGCGAGCTGTCGGGCGGGCAGCGCAAGCGCGCCTTCGTCGCCCGCGGCATCGCGCAGGACGCCCGCGTGCTGCTGCTCGACGAGCCGTTCGCCGGTGTCGACAAGAAGTCCGAGGCCACGATCGTCCGGCTCCTGCGCGAGCTCGCCGCCGACGGCCGCACGGTGCTCGTGTCGACGCACGACCTGCACGCGCTGCCCACGCTCGCCGACGAAGCGGTGCTACTGCTGCGCCGCGTGGTGTTCCAGGGATCGGTGTCCGAGGCCCTCCGGCCCGAGATGCTCGGCCGCGCGTTCGGCCTCGAGTTCCCGGGGGATCACGCCGCATGAACGTCCTCGACCTCCTGCTCGAGCCGCTGCAGTACGAGTTCATGCTGCGGGCGCTCGGGGCCACGGCGATCGCGGCGATCGTCTGCGCGGTGCTGTCGTGCTGGCTCGTCCTGATCGGCTGGTCGCTCATGGGCGACGCGGTCAGCCACGCCGTCCTTCCGGGCGTCGTGCTCGCGTACGTGCTCGGGGCGCCGTTCGCCGTCGGTGCACTGGTGTTCGGCTTCCTCGCGGTCGCCCTCATCGGCGTCATCCGCGGCACGAGCCGCATCAAAGAGGATGCCGCCATCGGCATCGTCTTCACGACGCTGTTCGCCCTCGGTCTCGTCCTCATCTCGGTGACGCCGAGCCAGACCGATCTCAACCACATCCTCTTCGGCAACGTCCTCGGCGTGGGCGAGGCCGACCTCGTGCAGATCGCGATCCTCGCCGCCGTCGCCTTCGCGGTGCTGTTCGTCAAGCGCCGCGACCTCACCCTGTTCGCGTTCGACCCCATCCACGCGTTCGCGATCGGGCTGTCGCCGCGCCGGCTCTCGGCGCTGCTGCTCGGCGTCCTCGCGCTCACCGCGGTCGTGGCGCTGCAGGTCGTGGGCGTCGTGCTCGTCGTCGCGATGCTCATCATCCCGGGCGCGACCGCCCACCTGCTCACCGATCGCTTCGGCCGCATGCTCGTCATCGCCCCGACGCTGTCGGCGGTGTCGTCGCTCGTGGGCATCTACCTCAGCTACTGGGTCGACGCCTCCTCGGGCGGTCTCGTCGTGCTCGTGCAGGGCATCGTCTTCGCGATCGTCTACCTCTTCAGCCCGCGCCAGGGCGTCATCGGGCGCCGGATCGCATCGCGCAAGCCCTTCGCCGGATCCGTTTCCGCTGGCTAGCGTGCGGGTATGAAGATCAGCGAGATCCACTGGAACGACGAAGCCCGCCAGAAGGTGCTCGACGACGCCGACCGCGTCCTGCAGGATGCCGTCGCCGCCGTCGCCGCCACCGATGACGCCGCCGACGCCGACAAGGCCTACGCGGCGCTCGTCAGCCACATGAAGGACAAGTTCATCGATTGGGAGCCCGGCCCCGACGTGCGCACGTACGCCGACGCCCTCGCCGCTGGCGAGATCGAGACCGAGTCGCGCGACTGAACGCCTCGGCTCTGAGCCCGTGGCCGCCGGCGAGGGCGATGTCGGTGGCCACGGGTAGAACAGGATGATGCGCGAAGCCGCCCCGCTGCTGCGAATCAGCCGCATCTACGCCGAAGAAGCGGCGCTCGCGCTGCCGCGCGGGCAGCAGATCGTCGCGCGCTGGCCCGACGCCGAGATCGTCCCCGTCGCGTCGCACTGGCTCATCCCCGAGGTGCACGGCGACGAGACGAACGTCAACCGATGGGTGCGCATCAAGACCGAGGCCCTCGTCCTCGGCGTGAAGAAGTCCGTTGCGACACGTCTGAACGGACGCTCCGCCGACTTCATCGCGCCCTCGACCGCGAACGGCTGCGCCATGGCGTGCGCCTACTGCTACGTGCCGCGCCGCAAGGGGTACAGCAACCCGGTGACGGTCTTCGCCAACATCGACGAGATCTCGCGCCACCTCGCCCGCCACATCTCCCGGCAGGGGGTCAAGGCCGAGCCCAACCAGTGCGACCCCGAGGCATGGGTCTACGACATCGGCGAGAACAGCGACTGCTCGGTGGACGCCCTGATCAGTGAGAACGTCCGGGATCTGTGCGAGCTGTTCCGGATGTCGCCGACGGCGAAGGCATCGTTCGCGACGAAGTACGTCAACCGCGACCTCCTCGACTGGGACCCGCTCGGACGCACCCGCATCCGCTTCTCACTCATGCCGCACGACACGGCGCGCGTCACCGACATCCGCACCTCTCCGATCCCCGAGCGCATCGCCGCGATCAACGACTTCGTCGACGCCGGCTACGAGGTGCACCTGAACTTCTCCCCCGTCATCCTCACCCCGACCTGGATCGCCGACTGGACGGCGCTGCTGCGCGAGCTCGACGACGTCCTGTCCGACCGCGCGAAGGCGCAGCTGGCGTGCGAGATCATCTTCCTCACCCACAACGAGGGGCTGCACGAGGTGAACCTCGGGTGGCACCCACGCGGCGAGGAGCTGCTGTGGACCCCCGGCATGCAAGAGCCCAAGCGCTCGCAGAACGGCGCGACCAACGTCCGCTACCGCTCGCCGCTCAAGGGCGATGCGGTGGCCGCGCTGCGCGCCCTCATCGAGCGCGAGCTGCCGTCCTGCCGCGTGCGCTACGCCTTCTGATCCCGGGCAGCGCGAGCAGCCACCCGAGCGTCGCGCCCGACGTGTTCGCCACCACGTCGAGCACGCTCGAGGTGCGCTCGATCAGCAGCAGGCCCTGCGCGAGCTCGATGCCCACCGACACGGCGAGCGCCGCGGGGACGACGAACGGATGCCACCGCGGCCAGCCCCGCGTCGCGCACCACCCCGCGGGCACGAAGAGCAGGACGTTCGCCCCGAACTCGATGCGCGGGTAGGTCAGCCACGGCACGGCCGCCGTCACCTGCTGCAGCAGCCATCCGGCGTCGCGGTCGACGGGGGTGGGCCAGAACGCGATGCCGGCGAGCACGACGATGTAGACGGCCAGCAGCAGTCGCGCGGTGCGCGACCCCGCGGCCGTCACCGTACGATGACGGTCGGCGAGGAGACGTGCGCGGCGACGTGCTCGCTGACCGAGCCCAGCAGCAGGCGCGACAGGCCGGTGCGGCCGTGCGAACCCACGACTGTGAGCACCGCGCTGCGCGAGGCCTCCTCGATCAGCATGGACGCGTCGCCGACGTCGATCCTCGTGCGCACCGTGAGCTCGGGGTGCGCCGCCCGCACCGGCTCGAGCGCGCGGTCGAGCATCGCGGCGGTCGCCTCGGTGAGATCGACGGGCATCGGGCCGGTCCACAGGTCGAGCCCGGGCTCGGTGCCGACGGCCACCGGCTCCCACGCGGCGAGCGCGATGAGCGGCTGGCCCGTGCGCACCGCCTCGTCCGCCGCGAACGCGACCGCGCGCTGCGAGACCTCGGAGGCGTCGACGCCGACGAGGATGCCGTGACGCTCGGCGTCGCCGGCCGGCTCCTCCGGCACGACCGCGACGGGGCAATGCGCCCCGGCGATGATGCCCCGGTAGGGATGGCCGTGCTCGGCGGGCAGCACGAGGATCTCCGCGTCAGCGGTGGCGCGCACCACTTCGTCGACGTCGTC
It contains:
- a CDS encoding spore photoproduct lyase family protein, translated to MREAAPLLRISRIYAEEAALALPRGQQIVARWPDAEIVPVASHWLIPEVHGDETNVNRWVRIKTEALVLGVKKSVATRLNGRSADFIAPSTANGCAMACAYCYVPRRKGYSNPVTVFANIDEISRHLARHISRQGVKAEPNQCDPEAWVYDIGENSDCSVDALISENVRDLCELFRMSPTAKASFATKYVNRDLLDWDPLGRTRIRFSLMPHDTARVTDIRTSPIPERIAAINDFVDAGYEVHLNFSPVILTPTWIADWTALLRELDDVLSDRAKAQLACEIIFLTHNEGLHEVNLGWHPRGEELLWTPGMQEPKRSQNGATNVRYRSPLKGDAVAALRALIERELPSCRVRYAF
- a CDS encoding metal ABC transporter ATP-binding protein, yielding MSGSTAAPPAGIAVTGVSVRYREIVALDDVHLTVAPGRVTALIGMNGSGKSTLFKSITGMVRPTAGEVTIGGQTPAAARRRGLVGYVPQSEDIDAAFPVSVREVVMMGRYGHLGITRRPRAADHAAVDAALARVELSDLGERQIGELSGGQRKRAFVARGIAQDARVLLLDEPFAGVDKKSEATIVRLLRELAADGRTVLVSTHDLHALPTLADEAVLLLRRVVFQGSVSEALRPEMLGRAFGLEFPGDHAA
- a CDS encoding universal stress protein: MNDVILGVTDAPAAGAREWAVRRAHARGAALRELLIAPARDDVDEVVRATADAEILVLPAEHGHPYRGIIAGAHCPVAVVPEEPAGDAERHGILVGVDASEVSQRAVAFAADEAVRTGQPLIALAAWEPVAVGTEPGLDLWTGPMPVDLTEATAAMLDRALEPVRAAHPELTVRTRIDVGDASMLIEEASRSAVLTVVGSHGRTGLSRLLLGSVSEHVAAHVSSPTVIVR
- a CDS encoding metal ABC transporter substrate-binding protein, giving the protein MPKTLRRRVTALVSLGVAVALLAGCGSAVEGGADGDGSNGDRPVVLTTFTVLADIAQNVAGDHLEVRSITKAGAEIHGYEPTPRDIAAASDADLILDNGLGLEAWFSRFVDTADAPHAVVSEGIETIDITGDAYAGKPNPHAWMSPLNVQTYVANIVAAFSELDPDNADAYAANGEAYAAELQTIHDELVTALATVPENQRALVTCEGAFSYLARDAGLTEAYIWPVNAEQQATPQQIRRTIEFVDENGVPAVFCESTVSDRPMRQVVEATDAVFGGILYVDSLSGPDGPVPTYLDLLRHDVDTITSALTGASS
- a CDS encoding VanZ family protein, which codes for MDDSVFLGAIAIGLGALMAVVLFVPFVAIQYRRTGSLTAAQLVLWGAALVYFFAIWTYTLLPLPDPTTLRCAGVNLDPLAFVDDLRAAATRSGGSARAFATDTAVLQLALNVLLFLPLGFFARVLARRGILTALLLGFGISLVVELTQLTGVWGIYPCAYRVFDVDDLLTNTTGAVLGSLIALVVPRRPAATAPDRPRPVTRRRRILGMVCDVLAYTLVGVFVSVAVQAALVFSGNRDLAISTDIAGQFGSYAALAAVTATVLVTGRTIGDLAVRLRYAGGPLPVAVTRLTRFVGGIGGYALLDQLPAGWGLLSAAFVLTAGILAVTTRGGRGLPGILGRQGPRDSREDPPTGRPDITRSGDARRP
- a CDS encoding metal ABC transporter permease, with the translated sequence MNVLDLLLEPLQYEFMLRALGATAIAAIVCAVLSCWLVLIGWSLMGDAVSHAVLPGVVLAYVLGAPFAVGALVFGFLAVALIGVIRGTSRIKEDAAIGIVFTTLFALGLVLISVTPSQTDLNHILFGNVLGVGEADLVQIAILAAVAFAVLFVKRRDLTLFAFDPIHAFAIGLSPRRLSALLLGVLALTAVVALQVVGVVLVVAMLIIPGATAHLLTDRFGRMLVIAPTLSAVSSLVGIYLSYWVDASSGGLVVLVQGIVFAIVYLFSPRQGVIGRRIASRKPFAGSVSAG
- a CDS encoding alpha/beta fold hydrolase; the protein is MMAEVDDEPADIDVETVEFDGVRTRVTRVTTARSRESGRAFVLIAGIGVAATYFDLLAPLLAQRGRVYALDLPGFAGQRAPRTDPSVAFFADQVEAVLDRFELDDPVLLGHSFGAQIVTEVLARRRGIRHGVLIGPVVNDRERSLVLQAIRFAQSSFFEPVRLVLLAVSAYLLCGFAYSMRVPPHMMRYPVAARLAHVEARVLLIRGARDFSSPRYFHSALVAAARDASRWEVHGAAHSVINGSAVGVAELTNAFVADALPRRGQMSEAEARVPDPAYGGIALVWRAARYRVQEWFSAREGDEVGVEHAKESHAAVMWRAFTGGRR
- a CDS encoding VOC family protein, whose protein sequence is MTDMYDAFDISPVPAPAPDAVAPELYRGIYGMPAFVTIPTTDLATSTDFWVRGLGFFELFVIPGTLVHLRRWAFQDVLLVTADTVPDAAPAASFSIAAVLGQLPEIADACRALAPEAVTGPRDTAWNTRDIEVITPERARIVVTAAKPYDPGSDAARALADIGIGTAPRKADDDRR
- a CDS encoding L-ribulose-5-phosphate 4-epimerase, yielding MENESVARVRAEVASLHAELVRYGLVVWTGGNVSGRVPGADLFVIKPSGVSYDDLAPENMIVCDLDGNVVPGTPGSDRAPSSDTAAHAYVYRNMPEVGGVVHTHSTYAVAWAARGEEIPCVITAMADEFGGPIPVGPFAIIGDDSIGRGIVETLRGHRSRAVLMQNHGPFTIGSSAKDAVKAAVMVEDVARTVHIARQAGELIPIPQESIDRLYDRYQNVYGQTTDDRR
- a CDS encoding MerR family transcriptional regulator, coding for MTDADGLTVGQTAARLAITVRTLHHWDEIGLAPASSRTDAGYRLYTAADIERLHRVIVYREIGLGLDQIRAVLDEPGVEPLAALRTQRDDVSQHLDRLRHLRTGLDRMIEAHERGVLLTAEEQAVIFGPDWNPDWPAMARRRYGHTPQWQQYAERAATRTPDQWRDVTAAMTDVDLELGAALDAGVQPGSAEADRLVERHRDAIGAFFPVTRSMQVCLGRMYEADPAFTAHYEDIRPGLTSWLRRSIDASARAHGIDPDAATWE
- a CDS encoding VanZ family protein, whose product is MTAAGSRTARLLLAVYIVVLAGIAFWPTPVDRDAGWLLQQVTAAVPWLTYPRIEFGANVLLFVPAGWCATRGWPRWHPFVVPAALAVSVGIELAQGLLLIERTSSVLDVVANTSGATLGWLLALPGIRRRSARGRTAARAR
- a CDS encoding Gfo/Idh/MocA family protein, which encodes MSVTFGIVGSGWRSEFFLRIAAAMPERFTVTGLVTRSADTAADIERRWGVRGHADLDGLLAAGTPDFVVVSVPRDVAPGVIVELVDRGVPVLTETPPAGTLDDLVALWERVQRPGAPTVQVAEQYHLSPLLSAQLAVAHSGRLGRPTQALVAQCHDYHGVSVIRRALGIGADDAEVTASVFRSPLVAGPGRAGDPTEERIVTATQTTARFTFGDRLGVYDFAGEQYFSWIRGNRLLVRGERGEIENTEVRWLRRFDEPVFGSLRRVMTGEGGNLEGMFLRGILLGDEWVFRNPFLPARINDDEIAIARMLDGMPRAIAGEAPVYSLAEASQDHYLALLMQHAAETGNTLRSTRQPWADIVDDELHARAVSG